From Mucilaginibacter gotjawali:
TGGAGAGTGCCACTTTTTGATTTTTTGTTAATCTAGCCACTGTCTTAAACTGATTTAATTTTTGTATTTCGAATTTCGGATGTTCGGTTTCGGATATATTATCCTTGCCTGTTCCTCATTCAAAACGTTAATAATCGGCTCCCGTTTTCTCAATTTAAATTCGAAATTGAAAATCTGAAATCCGAAATTGATTGTTAGTTCCAGGGTGCCGTACCTGATACGGTTATACCCATACTGCGGGCAGTTCCTGCCACCATTTTCATGGCTGATTCTACTGTAAATGCATTCAAATCAGTCATTTTATCTTTCGCTATAGTTTCAACCTGGCTCCAATTTACATTGGCTACCTTTTTACGGTTGGGCTCAGCTGAACCACTCTTTAAACCTGTGGCTTCCAGTAACTGGATAGCAACGGGTGGAGTTTTGATGATAAAATCGAATGACTTGTCGACATAAACAGTAATAACTACCGGTAACACTTTGCCAGGTTTGTCCTGGGTACGTGCGTTGAATTGCTTGCAAAATTCCATGATATTCACCCCTTTTGCACCCAATGCAGGGCCAATTGGAGGTGATGGATTTGCAGCGCCGCCCTTTACCTGCAGTTTCACCATCGCACCGACTTCTTTTGCCATTTTTACTTATTTAATTTATTTACCTAATGTTAGTAGTGGAAGCTATGTAACATTTATCTTTATTAGATTTGAGATGTTAGATAGGAGATTTGAGACTCCTATCTATTTTCAAATCTTAAATATTTTGCGTTTGATATACCTGATTGTTCGATGTCTCACATCTCAAATCTCATATCTCAAATCTATTCTTTCTCTACCTGCATGTAATTCAATTCAAGCGGCGTACGGCGCCCGAAGATCTTTACCATTACTTTTAACTTTTTCTTTTCCTCGTTCACTTCTTCAATCACACCGCTGAAACCGTTGAAAGGGCCGTCCATTACTTTTACGCCCTCGCCTATATAATAAGGCACATTCATGGTTTCGCCCTGGGCAGTCATTTCGTCAACCTTACCTAAAATACGGTTAACTTCGGCCTGGCGCAACGGGATAGCGTTTCCGGCTTTGTCGCCTAAAAACCCTATAACACTATTTATATTTTTGATGATGTGCTCAATCTCCGCGTCAAGCGCTGCTTCGATCAAAACATACCCCGGGAAAAAATTGCGTTCTTTGGCAATCTTCTTTCCATCACGCATCTGGTAATATTTTTCTGTAGGTATCAATACCTGCGGAACCAAATGTGTAATGCCTAAACGGTTTATTTCGGCATCAATATATTGCTTAACCTTTTTCTCCTTGCCGCTTATCGCACGCACTACATACCATTTTACCTGATCACTCATATTATTACGCTATACTATTAGGTTAGTGATTTATAAAACAGGTCGAGTACATAATGTATACTTTGGTCCATTACCAATATGATCATTGCAATAATAAGTGCAGCAACCAAAACTAAAACGGCGCTGTTTTGCAATTCTCTCCAGGTTGGCCAGGTAACTTTTTCTGTTAACTCAATGTAAGACTCTTTAATATACTCAGATACTTTAGCCATTTCTTTTCTGTTATGCACGGGAACAAGGATTCGAACCCTGATCAAAGGTTTTGGAGACCTCTATTCTACCATTGAACTATTCCCGTTTATCCTTAGCCCTAAATCCCTAAAGGGACTTTAATCGGTGCTTTTCTAATATCAACAAAGTACTTAGCCGTTTCTGGCTAAGTACTTTGCCTAATTAACCTTACCCTTTACTCCTCCGCTAGCTGGCGGAGGCAGGGGGGCCTTATTTCAATATTTCAGTTACCTGGCCGGCACCTACTGTTCTGCCACCTTCACGGATAGCGAAACGTAAGCCTTTTTCCATTGCGATAGCGTTGATCAGCTTTACAGTGATGGTAACGTTATCACCTGGCATAACCATTTCTACACCTTCAGCTAAGGTAATTTCACCTGTAACGTCTGTTGTACGGAAATAGAATTGCGGACGGTATTTGTTGAAGAAAGGCGTGTGACGGCCACCTTCAGCTTTTGATAATACGTAAACTTCTGCTTTGAAATCAGTGTGCGGAGTTACTGAACCTGGTTTGCAAATAACCATACCACGACGGATATCTGTTTTTTCAATACCACGTAACAATAAACCTACGTTATCACCTGCTTCACCCCTGTCAAGGATCTTGCGGAACATTTCCACACCTGTAACAGTTGATTTTAAGTTTTCAGCACCCATACCCAGGATATCAACCTGCTCACCAGAGTTGATGATACCACGCTCGATACGGCCGGTAGCAACAGTACCACGACCAGTGATCGAGAATACGTCTTCAACAGGCATAAGGAAAGGAAGTTCAGTTAAACGTGGCGGGATAGGGATGTAAGTATCTACCGCGTTCATCAGTTCCATAATTTTTTCAACCCAGCTAGGCTCGCCGTTAAGACCACCTAATGCTGAACCCTGGATAACAGGGATATCGTCACCTGGATAATCATAGAATGATAATAATTCACGGATCTCCATTTCAACAAGTTCTAATAATTCCGGATCATCAACCATGTCAACCTTGTTCATAAATACAACAAGTGCAGGTACACCTACCTGGCGTGCTAACAGGATGTGTTCGCGGGTTTGTGGCATCGGACCATCAGTAGCAGCAACTACTATGATAGCACCGTCCATTTGCGCAGCACCTGTAACCATGTTTTTCACATAGTCGGCGTGTCCCGGGCAATCAACGTGCGCATAGTGACGATTTGCAGTTGAGTACTCAACGTGTGCTGTATTGATAGTAATACCACGCTCTTTTTCTTCAGGAGCTGAGTCGATTGAATCGAATGAAC
This genomic window contains:
- the nusG gene encoding transcription termination/antitermination protein NusG → MSDQVKWYVVRAISGKEKKVKQYIDAEINRLGITHLVPQVLIPTEKYYQMRDGKKIAKERNFFPGYVLIEAALDAEIEHIIKNINSVIGFLGDKAGNAIPLRQAEVNRILGKVDEMTAQGETMNVPYYIGEGVKVMDGPFNGFSGVIEEVNEEKKKLKVMVKIFGRRTPLELNYMQVEKE
- the tuf gene encoding elongation factor Tu, with the translated sequence MAKEKFDRSKPHLNIGTIGHVDHGKTTLTAAITKVLADKGLSEARSFDSIDSAPEEKERGITINTAHVEYSTANRHYAHVDCPGHADYVKNMVTGAAQMDGAIIVVAATDGPMPQTREHILLARQVGVPALVVFMNKVDMVDDPELLELVEMEIRELLSFYDYPGDDIPVIQGSALGGLNGEPSWVEKIMELMNAVDTYIPIPPRLTELPFLMPVEDVFSITGRGTVATGRIERGIINSGEQVDILGMGAENLKSTVTGVEMFRKILDRGEAGDNVGLLLRGIEKTDIRRGMVICKPGSVTPHTDFKAEVYVLSKAEGGRHTPFFNKYRPQFYFRTTDVTGEITLAEGVEMVMPGDNVTITVKLINAIAMEKGLRFAIREGGRTVGAGQVTEILK
- the secE gene encoding preprotein translocase subunit SecE, whose protein sequence is MAKVSEYIKESYIELTEKVTWPTWRELQNSAVLVLVAALIIAMIILVMDQSIHYVLDLFYKSLT
- the rplK gene encoding 50S ribosomal protein L11; the protein is MAKEVGAMVKLQVKGGAANPSPPIGPALGAKGVNIMEFCKQFNARTQDKPGKVLPVVITVYVDKSFDFIIKTPPVAIQLLEATGLKSGSAEPNRKKVANVNWSQVETIAKDKMTDLNAFTVESAMKMVAGTARSMGITVSGTAPWN